From Streptomyces griseorubiginosus, one genomic window encodes:
- a CDS encoding amino acid adenylation domain-containing protein: MSPQPDQDQRSARLRAELLRRRLEGGRAGAGRRSIGHADRSGPLRLSWGQEQMWFLNRLEPDSPEYLVPLALRLRGDLDTTALDRAWDGFLARHEILRTRYALDDGEPVQIVDPARPARLATEDLTRLPRRERESAVHDRIAKACAEPVDLAREWPIRGRLLKCSDDDHVLIVVVHHIACDAWSAHLFAQDISGLYSASVGITGADPAPLRFQYADYAAWQREQQNTPAAASHLDYWRTQLAGLTPIDLPTDRRRPAVRDATGGTVAHALTPELTRAVRDVAKRHDTTPFAVLLAAFQALLARYKGREDVAVGTLLSARNRPEWQHLFGYGINSVVLRGRWDGDPTFTEHLAATRRTVLDAFEHQDLPFARLVTELEPERDLSRTPLFQVLFTLREETVDDYRLPGVTLQALEPAAAPARFDLSLTMNEGRDGALTARLEFATALFDRITAERMLGHYVRLLTAAVTHPATRLSRLHVLGAEERAVLAGGPERVEPVTRRVHEVFAAQVARTPDAVAVVFEGQELSYAELDVWANRIAHLLRSKGVGPEDLVGVCLERGIELMPALLGVLKAGAAYLPLDPANPADRLAYIVKDAKAPVVLTTAGQAAVLDGRYDGDVVELDTAAALLAAQPGTDPLVGGSPQNLIYTIYTSGSTGRPKGVALTHENVARLLARGQEHYAFAETDVWPLFHSYAFDVSVWEMWGALLHGGRLVVVPFAVTRSPEEFLDLLVEQGVTVLNQTPSAFRALVGAARDGDPRIDRLALRAVVFAGEKLEVADLKPWTDRLGLARTALVNMYGITETTVHTTYHRITKRDLDPQAGNPIGRPLSDLRVHLLDGNGDLVPIGVPGEIHVGGPGVARGYLNRPGLTAERFVPDPFGPAGSRLYKSGDLARRLPDGSLEFVGRADDQVKIRGFRIELGEIESVLGAHPGLRDAVVVVREDVPGDKRLVGYVVAVGDGEVPGLGELRAYLSASLPQYMVPAAFVPLAALPLTTNGKLDKRALPAPEGVALGSDRAYVAPRTEVEVLIAGIWRDALGVERVGVEDGFFDLGGDSIKAVALVGALRAAGLDVAVRDIFDHRTIAGLGELVATRGRAVVEAAVAPFELLGVGDRDRLPAGLADAYPMSQTQIGMVVDLLAHDRSAHYQNVASTRMRAEVPFDLEALRSAATTVTARHDVLRTSFDLKSCSVPVQLVHGAAEMPVAVRDLSGLEAHEVTRSLDAFHAEEKARSFDLAAPPLFRLTAHLLADGGWWLSVTEFHGIVEGWSYHSLIKELLSCYGQLLGSGEPEPYVAPGVRFADSIAGELRALASDEDRAYWRRTVEAYPKFTLPAGWGAPDQPVEHFWVSVPFGDLEDRLRALAARADASLKSVLVAAHGKVLSLLTGLPAFTGGVVVHTRPETADADRVYGMHLNTVPFVFDRGARTWRQLVGRAFEREAGLWPHRRFPMPEMQRMAGGQRLVDVLLNHVDFDRLESEAVDLDSLMAPGTTEFDLAVTTVSRHIGLKTNTRVLTRRNAGRIADLYRRVLEAMAADPDGDAAEVFLAPEERELLERVNETGFEAETASVLELFEAQALRTPEATAVRSSELSLSYGELDARANQIAHFLRGRGVGHESRVAVLLDRGPELIASLLGVWKAGAAYVPIDPSSPAERVAAIVETSGALVVLDDSRASVADLPVTAPDRVDDLDRLAYVIFTSGSTGTPKGVEIAHRGLVNHVAWAARELASQGSGGAPLFSSVAFDLVVPNLWAPLVAGQAVHTVSGSVDMADLGAHLVRQGPYSFIKLTPSHLDVLSLQLTPPAAAALAPVLVVAGEALSRGTVERWRALAPETRLINEYGPTEASVGTCVYPVSEALPSEVVPIGRPTPNMTMYVLDALLQPVPVGVAGELYVGGTGVARGYANRADLTAERFLPDPYGPAGSRFYRTGDLVRRRADGNVEFLGRLDDQVKIRGYRIELGEVQGVLAAHPAVREAFVTVHHTDTGDKQLAAYYTSADGGPVEDLAAFCGLRLPDYMIPATFTPLAALPLNANGKIDRRALPTPGPNATFARPYTAPRTPVEERFAAVWCEVLGIDRAGVQDSFFDLGGDSIRAVALVGALRAEGHDLDVRDVFDRRTIAALIALVADRAPAVVEAAVAPFALLGPDDRDRLPAGLADAYPMAQTQIGMVVEMLSDASLHRYHSVSSFRIRDEEPFDATALRAAARAVAARHEVLRTSFDLNSLSVPAQFVHPEAEIPVSVHAFPAGPDAEGVQQALRSFQADERSRPFTLTAAPLLRLAAHPEAHGAWWLSMTRCHAITEGWSHYNLLMELLDCYRQFRDAGTLPETPSAPGIRYADFIATELRALASAEDRAYWAGVVEDHPKVALPAGWGDPGRPPGERVRRRVAVSDLEPGLRALAVRAQTSLKSVLLAAHLTVLGALTGENSFSTGLVCDARPEAVGADKVHGMYLNTVPFPHNRAAAGGSWIDLVRAVFATEVGLWPHRHFPMPEMQRTAGGRRLVDVSFNYLDFRQVDTERVEVASTLAEGGTEFDLAVTTLAGHLALSSRAGVLGEADADRLVDMYRGVLEAMAADPDGPADDICLAAADRSLLDALHTPAHGEAAPDLLPDLFEAQALRTPDAVALVHGRTTVRYGELDARADRIARLLRARGVRTGTPVGVLLTREPDLVACLLGVWKAGGAYVPLDPAAPGERLRFMLADAQVHTLLTRREHLPAGLRHTGAVFLEEPETEKEEETRPSRPRAVVPPRTTDPDHLAYIIHTSGSTGRPKGVQITHRGIAHRVAWSVREQGIGRHDRVLQKTSVGFDAAGWELFAPLITGGTVVLAPPGVERDPQALLRAVADHRVTVLQVVPSVLRLLTGTAGWEACTQLRTVCSAGEQLDGELADRVRRLRPGLELWNTYGPTECAVDATAHAVPDPVADAPVPIGRPLPHGGVQILDPGLRRVPVGVAGELHVVGAALARGYAGRPDLTAERFVPDPYGPPGARMYRTGDLVRIAPDGILVYVGRTDDEVKIHGVRVAPAETRTALLALPGVRDALVLPRQAPDGSGQRLVAYVVASGPADGTALRQQLAGRLPPAFVPTAFVPLDRIPLTVNGKPDRTALPAPEPAADREYTAPATPVERALAEIWSEVLGLEQVSARDNFFDYGGDSLLVIKVIGAARRRGLPVSLRMLYEYDTLADLAGAVDSLTEGQDMTPDAPPAPTARPAPALPHISRAGLEDVMAAHRIPGVAVALLRGGEVVSVEGYGVTAADRPQPVTPRTAFQVASVSKHVTVLAVLRLVAEGELNLDGDINRHLTGWQVPDGARITLRELISHQGGLSHVPPTNFLPGELMPTVPEILHGRPPATNEPVRAVHPAGTTFKKSNINFSVLEQLLLDVTGEPFGVMMRRLVLDPLGMADSTFDQGHPAVAARPVAIGHDTEGEPIPGRWRVRNEVAAGGLWASAEDLTKVSLEIRRAYLGEPGTLIGRPLAQQMLTVWHPGSFYGLGTVLDTTGGDVEYGHGGRTVGYRVGTFTRVDSGEGLIVLTNSENGKHANTFVADAVRRADGGLGTGEAIAAWANGTDEPVEPAAARA, translated from the coding sequence ATGAGCCCGCAACCTGACCAGGACCAGCGAAGCGCGCGACTCCGCGCCGAACTGCTCAGGCGCCGTCTCGAAGGCGGTCGGGCAGGAGCCGGGCGCAGAAGCATCGGCCACGCCGACCGGAGCGGCCCGCTGCGACTGTCCTGGGGCCAGGAGCAGATGTGGTTCCTGAACCGCCTGGAACCGGACAGCCCCGAGTACCTCGTGCCCCTGGCCCTGCGGCTGCGCGGCGACCTCGACACCACCGCGCTCGACCGGGCCTGGGACGGCTTCCTCGCCCGCCACGAGATCCTGCGCACCCGCTACGCCCTCGACGACGGCGAACCGGTCCAGATCGTCGACCCGGCGCGGCCGGCCCGGTTGGCCACCGAGGACCTGACCCGACTCCCGCGCCGGGAACGCGAGTCGGCGGTGCACGACCGGATCGCGAAGGCCTGCGCGGAACCCGTCGACCTCGCCCGGGAATGGCCGATCCGCGGACGGCTCCTCAAGTGCTCCGACGACGACCACGTGCTGATCGTCGTGGTGCACCACATCGCCTGCGACGCCTGGTCGGCGCACCTCTTCGCCCAGGACATCAGCGGACTGTACAGCGCCTCGGTGGGCATCACCGGAGCGGACCCCGCGCCCCTGCGGTTCCAGTACGCCGACTACGCGGCCTGGCAGCGCGAGCAGCAGAACACGCCCGCCGCCGCCAGCCATCTCGACTACTGGCGCACCCAGTTGGCCGGCCTCACCCCGATCGACCTGCCCACCGACCGGCGCCGCCCCGCCGTCCGCGACGCCACCGGCGGCACGGTGGCCCACGCCCTGACCCCCGAACTCACCCGCGCCGTACGCGACGTGGCCAAGCGCCACGACACCACCCCCTTCGCGGTGCTGCTCGCCGCCTTCCAGGCACTCCTGGCCCGCTACAAGGGACGCGAGGACGTCGCGGTCGGCACCCTCCTGTCGGCGCGCAACCGGCCCGAGTGGCAGCATCTCTTCGGATACGGCATCAACAGCGTGGTCCTGCGCGGACGGTGGGACGGCGACCCGACCTTCACCGAGCACCTCGCCGCGACCCGCCGTACCGTGCTCGACGCCTTCGAGCACCAGGATCTGCCGTTCGCCCGGCTCGTCACCGAACTGGAGCCCGAGCGCGACCTGTCCCGCACCCCGCTCTTCCAGGTCCTCTTCACCCTGCGCGAGGAGACGGTCGACGACTACCGGCTGCCCGGCGTCACCCTCCAGGCACTGGAGCCGGCCGCCGCCCCGGCCCGCTTCGACCTCTCGCTGACCATGAACGAAGGACGCGACGGCGCTCTCACCGCCCGGCTGGAGTTCGCCACCGCCCTCTTCGACCGGATCACGGCCGAGCGAATGCTCGGACACTACGTACGCCTGCTCACCGCCGCCGTGACCCACCCCGCCACCCGGCTCTCCCGCCTGCACGTCCTCGGCGCCGAGGAGCGGGCCGTGCTCGCGGGCGGTCCTGAGCGGGTGGAGCCGGTGACCCGGCGGGTTCACGAGGTCTTCGCGGCGCAGGTGGCGCGTACGCCGGATGCCGTGGCGGTGGTGTTCGAGGGGCAGGAGCTCTCGTACGCGGAGCTGGACGTGTGGGCGAACCGCATCGCGCATCTGCTGCGTTCGAAGGGGGTGGGTCCGGAGGACCTGGTCGGCGTCTGCCTGGAACGCGGCATCGAGCTGATGCCCGCGCTGCTGGGTGTGCTGAAGGCGGGGGCCGCGTATCTGCCCCTGGATCCGGCCAACCCCGCTGACCGCCTGGCGTACATCGTCAAGGACGCGAAGGCTCCGGTGGTGCTGACCACGGCCGGACAGGCCGCAGTTCTGGACGGGCGCTACGACGGCGATGTGGTCGAACTCGACACCGCAGCGGCCCTTCTGGCCGCCCAGCCCGGTACCGATCCCCTCGTCGGTGGCAGTCCGCAGAACCTGATCTACACGATCTACACCTCGGGTTCCACGGGCCGCCCCAAGGGCGTTGCCCTCACCCACGAGAACGTGGCGCGCCTCCTCGCACGCGGTCAGGAGCACTACGCCTTCGCCGAGACCGATGTGTGGCCGCTGTTCCACTCCTACGCCTTCGACGTGTCGGTGTGGGAGATGTGGGGTGCGCTGCTGCACGGCGGACGCCTGGTCGTCGTGCCGTTCGCGGTCACCCGATCCCCGGAGGAGTTCCTCGATCTGCTGGTCGAGCAGGGTGTGACGGTCCTCAACCAGACGCCGTCGGCGTTCCGTGCGCTGGTGGGTGCGGCCCGTGACGGGGATCCGCGCATCGACCGGCTGGCTCTGCGGGCTGTGGTCTTCGCCGGTGAGAAGCTGGAGGTCGCCGACCTCAAGCCGTGGACCGACCGGCTGGGGCTTGCCCGTACCGCCCTGGTGAACATGTACGGGATCACCGAGACCACCGTGCACACCACCTACCACCGGATCACCAAGCGGGACCTCGATCCGCAGGCGGGCAACCCCATCGGGCGCCCGCTCAGCGACCTGCGCGTCCATCTCCTCGACGGCAACGGGGACTTGGTGCCGATCGGGGTGCCCGGCGAGATCCATGTCGGCGGCCCGGGAGTCGCTCGCGGCTATCTGAACCGGCCCGGGCTGACGGCGGAGCGGTTCGTGCCCGACCCGTTCGGTCCGGCGGGTTCGCGTCTCTACAAGAGCGGTGATCTGGCGCGTCGGCTCCCGGACGGGAGTCTGGAGTTCGTCGGGCGTGCTGATGACCAGGTCAAGATCCGCGGTTTCCGCATCGAACTCGGCGAGATCGAGAGTGTGCTGGGGGCGCATCCGGGGCTGCGGGACGCGGTCGTGGTGGTGCGTGAGGACGTGCCGGGTGACAAGCGGCTGGTCGGGTATGTCGTGGCGGTCGGCGACGGTGAGGTGCCGGGTCTGGGGGAGTTGCGGGCGTATCTGTCGGCGTCGTTGCCGCAGTACATGGTGCCGGCCGCGTTCGTGCCGCTGGCCGCCCTGCCGTTGACGACGAACGGCAAGCTCGACAAGCGGGCGCTGCCCGCTCCGGAGGGTGTCGCGCTGGGCAGCGACCGGGCCTATGTCGCCCCCCGTACCGAGGTGGAGGTGCTGATCGCCGGGATCTGGCGGGACGCCCTGGGTGTCGAGCGGGTCGGTGTCGAGGACGGCTTCTTCGACCTCGGCGGCGACTCCATCAAGGCGGTGGCGCTGGTCGGCGCGCTGCGTGCGGCCGGACTCGACGTCGCCGTACGGGACATCTTCGATCACCGCACGATCGCCGGCCTCGGGGAACTCGTCGCAACACGGGGACGCGCCGTCGTCGAGGCGGCCGTGGCCCCCTTCGAACTGCTCGGCGTCGGCGACCGGGACCGGCTCCCGGCCGGGCTCGCCGACGCGTACCCGATGTCGCAGACCCAGATCGGCATGGTCGTCGACCTGCTCGCCCACGACCGGAGCGCCCACTACCAGAACGTCGCGTCCACACGGATGCGCGCCGAGGTGCCCTTCGACCTGGAGGCGCTGCGCTCCGCGGCAACGACGGTGACGGCACGCCACGACGTGCTGCGCACCTCTTTCGACCTGAAGTCCTGCTCCGTCCCCGTCCAGTTGGTGCACGGGGCGGCCGAGATGCCGGTGGCCGTGCGTGACCTGAGCGGACTGGAAGCCCATGAGGTGACCCGGAGTCTCGACGCCTTCCACGCCGAGGAGAAGGCCCGGTCCTTCGACCTCGCCGCACCCCCGTTGTTCCGGCTGACGGCGCATCTGCTCGCGGACGGCGGCTGGTGGCTCTCGGTCACCGAGTTCCACGGCATCGTCGAAGGCTGGAGCTACCACTCCCTGATCAAGGAACTCCTGTCCTGCTACGGGCAGTTACTCGGCTCCGGGGAACCGGAGCCGTATGTCGCACCGGGCGTCCGCTTCGCCGACTCCATCGCCGGTGAACTCCGCGCGCTCGCGTCGGACGAGGACCGCGCGTACTGGCGCCGGACCGTCGAGGCGTACCCGAAGTTCACCCTCCCCGCCGGTTGGGGCGCTCCGGACCAGCCCGTCGAACATTTCTGGGTCTCCGTACCCTTCGGCGATCTGGAGGACCGGCTGCGGGCCCTCGCGGCCCGGGCGGACGCCTCGCTCAAGAGCGTCCTGGTGGCCGCGCACGGCAAGGTCCTGAGCCTGCTCACCGGCCTGCCCGCCTTCACCGGCGGTGTCGTGGTGCACACCCGTCCCGAGACCGCCGACGCCGACCGCGTTTACGGCATGCATCTCAACACGGTGCCCTTCGTCTTCGACCGCGGGGCGCGGACCTGGCGCCAACTGGTCGGCCGGGCCTTCGAACGGGAGGCGGGGCTCTGGCCGCACCGCCGGTTCCCGATGCCGGAGATGCAGCGCATGGCGGGTGGGCAACGGCTCGTCGACGTACTGCTCAACCACGTGGACTTCGATCGGCTGGAGAGCGAAGCGGTCGATCTGGACAGTCTGATGGCGCCGGGTACGACGGAGTTCGACCTCGCGGTCACCACGGTGTCCCGGCACATCGGCCTGAAGACCAACACCCGGGTCCTGACCCGCCGGAACGCGGGCAGGATCGCGGACCTGTACCGACGGGTGCTCGAAGCGATGGCGGCGGACCCGGACGGGGACGCGGCCGAGGTGTTTCTCGCCCCGGAGGAGCGCGAGCTGCTGGAGCGGGTCAACGAGACGGGGTTCGAGGCCGAGACGGCTTCTGTGCTGGAGTTGTTCGAGGCGCAGGCGCTGCGGACCCCGGAGGCCACGGCGGTCCGGTCCAGCGAACTGAGCCTTTCCTACGGCGAGTTGGACGCGCGGGCGAATCAGATCGCACACTTCCTGCGGGGACGTGGGGTCGGTCATGAGTCGCGGGTGGCCGTGCTGCTGGACCGTGGTCCGGAGCTGATCGCGTCGCTGCTGGGTGTGTGGAAGGCGGGCGCGGCCTACGTGCCGATCGATCCGTCGTCCCCGGCCGAGCGGGTCGCGGCGATCGTGGAGACCTCGGGCGCTCTGGTGGTCCTGGATGACTCGCGGGCGTCGGTGGCAGACCTCCCGGTGACGGCACCGGATCGGGTCGATGACCTGGACCGGTTGGCGTACGTCATTTTCACGTCGGGTTCGACGGGGACGCCGAAGGGCGTCGAGATCGCGCACCGCGGTCTGGTCAACCATGTCGCTTGGGCGGCACGGGAGTTGGCCTCGCAAGGGTCGGGTGGGGCGCCGTTGTTCTCGTCGGTGGCGTTCGACCTGGTGGTGCCGAATCTGTGGGCGCCGCTCGTCGCCGGGCAGGCCGTGCACACGGTGTCCGGGTCGGTCGACATGGCTGATCTCGGTGCGCACCTGGTGCGGCAGGGCCCGTACAGCTTCATCAAGCTCACCCCGAGCCATCTCGACGTGCTCTCCCTCCAGCTCACGCCGCCCGCCGCCGCCGCGCTCGCGCCCGTCCTGGTGGTCGCCGGAGAGGCCCTGTCGCGAGGCACGGTCGAGAGGTGGCGTGCCCTCGCACCCGAGACCAGGCTCATCAATGAGTACGGTCCGACCGAGGCTTCTGTCGGGACCTGCGTCTACCCGGTGTCCGAGGCACTGCCCTCGGAGGTCGTGCCGATCGGCCGCCCCACCCCCAACATGACGATGTACGTCCTGGACGCTCTGCTCCAGCCCGTTCCGGTGGGTGTGGCGGGGGAGTTGTACGTCGGCGGCACCGGAGTGGCCAGGGGCTACGCGAACCGCGCCGACCTGACCGCCGAGCGGTTCCTGCCCGACCCGTACGGGCCCGCCGGGTCGCGGTTCTACCGCACCGGTGACCTGGTCCGGCGGCGGGCGGACGGGAACGTGGAGTTCCTGGGCCGGCTGGACGACCAGGTCAAGATCCGCGGCTACCGCATCGAACTCGGCGAGGTCCAGGGCGTCCTGGCCGCCCACCCCGCCGTACGCGAGGCGTTCGTGACGGTGCACCACACGGACACCGGCGACAAGCAACTCGCCGCCTACTACACGAGCGCCGACGGGGGGCCCGTCGAGGACCTGGCCGCGTTCTGCGGTCTGCGGCTGCCCGACTACATGATCCCGGCCACCTTCACCCCCCTGGCCGCCCTCCCGCTCAACGCCAACGGCAAGATCGACCGCCGCGCCCTGCCCACCCCCGGCCCGAACGCCACCTTCGCCCGCCCCTACACGGCCCCCCGCACCCCCGTCGAGGAGCGGTTCGCCGCTGTCTGGTGCGAGGTGCTGGGGATCGACCGGGCCGGGGTCCAGGACAGCTTCTTCGACCTCGGCGGCGACTCGATCCGCGCCGTCGCTCTCGTCGGCGCGCTGCGGGCGGAGGGCCACGACCTCGACGTACGGGATGTCTTCGACCGCCGTACGATCGCCGCGCTCATCGCACTCGTCGCCGATCGCGCGCCGGCCGTCGTCGAGGCGGCCGTGGCCCCCTTCGCACTGCTCGGGCCCGATGACCGGGACCGGCTCCCGGCCGGGCTCGCCGACGCGTACCCGATGGCGCAGACCCAGATCGGGATGGTCGTCGAGATGCTTTCCGACGCGAGTCTGCACCGCTACCACAGCGTGTCCTCGTTCCGGATCCGCGACGAGGAGCCCTTCGACGCCACCGCGCTGCGAGCGGCCGCCCGGGCCGTCGCCGCACGCCACGAGGTGCTGCGCACCTCGTTCGACCTCAACTCCCTCTCCGTGCCCGCGCAGTTCGTGCATCCAGAGGCCGAGATACCGGTGTCCGTGCACGCCTTCCCGGCGGGGCCCGACGCCGAGGGCGTTCAGCAGGCGCTCCGTTCCTTCCAGGCCGACGAACGCTCCCGCCCCTTCACCCTCACGGCCGCACCCCTGCTGCGCCTCGCCGCGCACCCGGAGGCACACGGTGCCTGGTGGCTGTCGATGACGCGCTGCCATGCGATCACCGAGGGGTGGAGCCACTACAACCTCCTCATGGAACTCCTGGACTGCTACCGGCAGTTCCGCGACGCCGGCACCCTCCCCGAGACGCCGTCAGCGCCGGGGATCCGTTACGCCGACTTCATCGCGACGGAGCTCCGCGCGCTGGCCAGTGCCGAGGACCGCGCCTACTGGGCGGGCGTCGTCGAGGACCACCCCAAGGTCGCGCTCCCGGCCGGCTGGGGAGACCCCGGACGGCCGCCGGGGGAGCGGGTGCGGCGCCGGGTCGCGGTCTCCGACCTGGAGCCCGGTCTGCGGGCGCTCGCGGTCCGCGCGCAGACGTCCCTCAAGAGCGTGCTGCTCGCCGCGCACCTCACGGTGCTCGGTGCCCTCACCGGCGAGAACTCCTTCTCCACCGGGCTCGTGTGCGACGCCAGGCCCGAAGCGGTCGGCGCGGACAAGGTGCACGGGATGTACCTCAACACCGTGCCTTTCCCCCACAACCGGGCGGCAGCGGGGGGAAGTTGGATCGATCTGGTCCGTGCCGTCTTCGCCACGGAGGTCGGACTCTGGCCGCACCGGCACTTCCCGATGCCGGAGATGCAGCGGACGGCGGGTGGCCGCCGGCTCGTCGATGTGTCCTTCAACTACCTGGACTTCCGTCAGGTTGACACCGAACGGGTCGAGGTGGCGTCGACGCTCGCCGAGGGCGGCACGGAGTTCGACCTCGCCGTGACCACACTGGCCGGACACCTGGCCCTGAGCAGCCGCGCGGGCGTCCTCGGCGAAGCCGACGCGGACCGGCTCGTGGACATGTACCGGGGCGTCCTGGAAGCGATGGCGGCCGACCCGGACGGCCCGGCGGACGACATCTGCCTCGCGGCGGCGGACCGGTCGCTCCTCGACGCCCTGCACACCCCGGCGCACGGCGAAGCGGCCCCGGACCTGCTGCCCGACCTCTTCGAGGCGCAGGCCCTCCGCACCCCGGACGCGGTGGCCCTCGTCCACGGCCGTACGACCGTGCGGTACGGCGAGCTGGACGCCCGCGCCGACCGCATCGCCCGCCTGCTGCGCGCCCGGGGAGTACGCACGGGCACGCCGGTCGGGGTCCTGCTGACCCGTGAACCCGACCTGGTGGCGTGCCTGCTCGGGGTGTGGAAGGCGGGCGGGGCGTACGTGCCGCTCGATCCCGCGGCGCCCGGTGAGCGACTGCGCTTCATGCTCGCGGACGCACAGGTGCACACCTTGCTGACCCGGCGCGAGCACCTCCCGGCGGGTCTGCGCCACACGGGCGCGGTCTTCCTCGAAGAACCGGAGACGGAAAAGGAAGAGGAGACCCGTCCCAGCAGGCCCCGAGCCGTCGTGCCGCCCCGCACCACGGACCCCGATCACCTCGCCTACATCATCCACACGTCCGGCTCCACGGGCCGCCCCAAGGGCGTGCAGATCACCCACCGGGGCATCGCCCACCGGGTGGCCTGGTCCGTGCGCGAACAGGGCATCGGCCGGCACGACCGCGTCCTGCAGAAGACGTCGGTCGGATTCGACGCGGCCGGCTGGGAGCTGTTCGCCCCGCTGATCACCGGCGGCACCGTGGTCCTGGCCCCGCCCGGCGTCGAACGCGACCCGCAGGCGCTGCTGCGGGCCGTCGCCGACCATCGTGTGACGGTCCTCCAGGTGGTCCCCTCGGTGCTGCGGCTGCTGACCGGCACAGCGGGCTGGGAAGCGTGCACACAGCTGCGGACGGTGTGCTCGGCGGGGGAGCAGCTGGACGGTGAACTCGCCGACCGAGTCAGGAGGTTGCGGCCGGGTCTGGAGCTGTGGAACACCTACGGACCCACCGAGTGCGCCGTCGACGCCACCGCGCACGCCGTCCCGGACCCGGTGGCCGACGCCCCGGTGCCGATCGGCCGGCCCCTGCCGCACGGGGGCGTGCAGATCCTCGACCCCGGCCTGCGACGGGTGCCGGTCGGAGTGGCCGGGGAACTCCACGTCGTGGGCGCCGCCCTCGCCCGCGGCTACGCGGGACGCCCCGACCTGACCGCCGAGCGCTTCGTGCCCGACCCGTACGGCCCGCCGGGCGCCCGCATGTACCGCACCGGCGACCTGGTGCGGATCGCCCCGGACGGAATTCTCGTGTACGTGGGCCGCACGGACGACGAGGTCAAGATCCACGGAGTCCGGGTGGCCCCCGCCGAGACCCGCACCGCGCTGCTCGCCCTGCCCGGTGTACGGGACGCCCTGGTGCTGCCCCGGCAGGCCCCCGACGGCAGCGGGCAGCGACTCGTCGCGTACGTGGTGGCGAGCGGGCCGGCCGACGGCACCGCACTGCGGCAGCAGCTCGCCGGCCGGCTGCCCCCGGCCTTCGTACCCACCGCGTTCGTGCCCCTGGACCGCATCCCGCTCACCGTGAACGGCAAGCCGGACCGCACCGCCCTGCCCGCGCCCGAACCGGCCGCCGACCGTGAGTACACGGCCCCCGCCACGCCCGTCGAGCGCGCCCTCGCCGAGATCTGGTCCGAGGTGCTCGGTCTCGAACAGGTCAGCGCGCGCGACAACTTCTTCGACTACGGCGGGGACTCCCTGCTGGTCATCAAGGTCATCGGCGCGGCCCGCAGACGCGGGCTGCCCGTGTCCCTGCGGATGCTGTACGAGTACGACACCCTGGCCGACCTGGCCGGCGCCGTCGACTCGCTGACGGAAGGACAGGACATGACGCCCGACGCACCACCGGCGCCCACCGCGCGCCCCGCGCCGGCTCTCCCGCACATCTCCAGGGCGGGCCTGGAGGACGTCATGGCGGCCCACCGCATCCCCGGGGTCGCGGTCGCCCTGCTGCGCGGCGGCGAGGTGGTGTCGGTCGAGGGCTACGGGGTCACGGCCGCCGACCGCCCGCAACCGGTCACCCCGCGTACCGCGTTCCAGGTCGCGTCGGTGAGCAAGCACGTCACCGTGCTCGCCGTCCTGCGGCTGGTGGCCGAGGGCGAGCTGAACCTCGACGGTGACATCAACCGCCACCTCACCGGCTGGCAGGTCCCGGACGGCGCCCGCATCACCCTGCGCGAACTCATCAGCCACCAGGGCGGCCTCAGCCATGTCCCGCCCACCAACTTCCTGCCCGGCGAACTCATGCCGACGGTCCCCGAGATCCTGCACGGCCGTCCGCCCGCCACCAACGAGCCGGTCCGGGCCGTGCACCCCGCGGGCACCACGTTCAAGAAGAGCAACATCAACTTCTCGGTCCTCGAACAGCTGCTCCTCGACGTGACCGGTGAGCCGTTCGGCGTGATGATGCGTCGCCTGGTCCTCGACCCGCTCGGTATGGCCGACAGCACCTTCGACCAGGGGCACCCGGCCGTCGCCGCCCGCCCCGTCGCCATCGGCCACGACACCGAGGGCGAGCCGATACCGGGCCGCTGGCGGGTGCGCAACGAGGTCGCGGCCGGCGGCCTGTGGGCGAGCGCCGAGGACCTCACCAAGGTGTCCCTGGAGATCCGCCGGGCCTACCTCGGCGAGCCCGGCACCCTCATCGGCCGCCCGCTGGCCCAGCAGATGCTGACCGTCTGGCACCCCGGCAGCTTCTACGGCCTCGGCACCGTCCTGGACACCACGGGCGGCGACGTGGAGTACGGACACGGCGGCCGGACCGTCGGCTACCGGGTCGGCACCTTCACCCGCGTCGACAGCGGGGAGGGCCTGATCGTGCTGACCAACTCCGAGAACGGCAAGCACGCGAACACCTTCGTCGCCGACGCCGTACGGCGTGCGGACGGCGGGCTCGGCACCGGTGAGGCGATCGCCGCCTGGGCGAACGGCACCGACGAGCCGGTCGAGCCGGCGGCGGCCCGTGCGTGA